In the bacterium genome, ACTCGTGACCGTCCGCCCCTTCACGATCCCCGCCGAAGCCAGCACCCATGCGCCGTGACAAATGCACGCGATCGGCTTCTTGGCTGCGTTCACTTCTCGAACAAGACTGAGAACCGCTTCCGACATTCGCAGTTTGTCGGGCGCCCAACCGCCGGGAATTACGATTCCATCCACGTCGGCGGCTTTCACGTCTTTCGCGGCGGCGTCCACTTTCGCCGGATAGCCGTACTTGCCGCGATATTCCATTGCACTTCCGGTTCCCACGAGCAAGACCCGCGCGCCCTCTTCGCGCAGCCGGAACACCGGGAACCACACTTCCATGTCCTGATAGTCCTGCTCGACGAGCACGACAATCGTCTTTCCTGTAAGCTTCATGTTTCCTTTCCGCAATCCACTTTCCCCCCACTTCGTGGGGGGATAAAGGACCTATCTCGAAATAATACGATTCCAGATAAGGGATGCGGCGGCGAAACACAGCAGGGCGAAGTGTGCACGTAACGTTTTCTCGAAGCGCACGAGCAGTTTGCGATAGCGATTGAACCAGCTATGGCAGGCTTCAA is a window encoding:
- a CDS encoding type 1 glutamine amidotransferase; this encodes MKLTGKTIVVLVEQDYQDMEVWFPVFRLREEGARVLLVGTGSAMEYRGKYGYPAKVDAAAKDVKAADVDGIVIPGGWAPDKLRMSEAVLSLVREVNAAKKPIACICHGAWVLASAGIVKGRTVTSYAAIKDDLIHAGANWQDREVVVDGNLVTSRQPDDLPAFMREYLKLY